The nucleotide sequence CTTCAGCGGCTGCGGCCAAGACTCTTTCCGGCAAGGTCCTCAAGGTATTTGACGGCGACACAATCTTAGGGCGTATTCATGCTCGGGAAGAACACGTTCGCCTGCGGGAGATTGATGCCCCGGAGGTAACCCATCAAAAAAGGATCGGCCAGGAACCTTGGGGGAGGCGAGCCAGGGATTTTGCTCAGTCGCTGGTCAAAGGAAAGACCGTGCGACTGGAGATAGAAGAAGACGATGAACGGGACAAATATCACCGGCTTCTGGCCTATGTTTTTATAGACCATACTTTTATCAACCAAGAGATGGTCAAATCCGGCAACGCTTTTTTTTACCCGGGTCATTTTAATGGAAAACACGCTGCGGAGCTTAAGGAGGTTGAAGAAGCGGCCAGGGAAAAAGGACTCGGAGTCTGGGATAAAAAGAAGGGCCTCAAGGAAAGGCCGTATGAATTTCGCAAACGTACAAAGCGGGATGAAAACCTTTTTCCCCAATTCAGGCACCTGATCCGAGGGAAAGCGCCACAACCTTCCGCGAAGGAATATCCAGTTCCGCCAGATAAAATCGTAGCCAATAAACGTTCGATGATATACCATATGCTCGGAAGCTCGGGCGCAGCGAGGGTAAACCCTAAAAACCGCGTCTTCTTCGATACTCCGGAAGAGGCCGAAAAGGCCGGGTATCGGCGGGCAAAAACCGGAGAAGCGCAGCGGTGAAAGGTTTTAAAGCTCGGTGATCTCTGTGTCCTCGGTGGCTAATTTAAACAATCCCCTGGATAACATCGCCATTGTTTTGATCAGACCCCAATTCGCCGGGAACATGGGGGCGGTGAGCCGGGCCATGAAAAACATGGGACTCTCCCAGCTCATCCTGGTATCACCGGCCCAGGATCATTTGTCTGAAGAGGCCCGCATGATGGCCACTTCAGCTCGGGACATCCTGGAGAAAGCAGAAATTTATCCCTCCCAGGAAAAGGCCTTAAGGGGATTTCGATGGCTCGCCGGGACTTCAGCTCGCAAGGGGAGAAACCGCGGCCCTTTTATCACACCGCGGGAGATCTGCCCGGAGATCATTGCCCATGCCCGGACGATCCCGGTGGCCATCCTCTTCGGCCCGGAAGACAAAGGGCTGACCAACGAAGAACTGGCCCCTTGCCACGCCCTGATCACCCTGCCCACCTACTCCAGCCTCCGCTCCCTGAACATGGCCCAGGCCGTGATGCTGGTCTGCTATGAACTCTACCTAGCCAGTCTTTCCCACTCCCCCGGAGAACCTTTGCTTCCCCAATTAGCGGAGTTTCAAAAAGTAGAAAGAATGTACGCCCATCT is from Deltaproteobacteria bacterium and encodes:
- a CDS encoding thermonuclease family protein; this translates as MIFHGILFFFFVVSCLLPSAAAAKTLSGKVLKVFDGDTILGRIHAREEHVRLREIDAPEVTHQKRIGQEPWGRRARDFAQSLVKGKTVRLEIEEDDERDKYHRLLAYVFIDHTFINQEMVKSGNAFFYPGHFNGKHAAELKEVEEAAREKGLGVWDKKKGLKERPYEFRKRTKRDENLFPQFRHLIRGKAPQPSAKEYPVPPDKIVANKRSMIYHMLGSSGAARVNPKNRVFFDTPEEAEKAGYRRAKTGEAQR
- a CDS encoding RNA methyltransferase, which codes for MANLNNPLDNIAIVLIRPQFAGNMGAVSRAMKNMGLSQLILVSPAQDHLSEEARMMATSARDILEKAEIYPSQEKALRGFRWLAGTSARKGRNRGPFITPREICPEIIAHARTIPVAILFGPEDKGLTNEELAPCHALITLPTYSSLRSLNMAQAVMLVCYELYLASLSHSPGEPLLPQLAEFQKVERMYAHLEELLLRIGFLDPKNPKRIMHTLRRIFGKANLSDRDVAVLRGIFRQLEWYATKRDKETQSA